One Melanotaenia boesemani isolate fMelBoe1 chromosome 8, fMelBoe1.pri, whole genome shotgun sequence DNA segment encodes these proteins:
- the zgc:113531 gene encoding von Willebrand factor C domain-containing protein 2-like, whose translation MVQVISERLSLMHRIRTAVFALLFCAHAGFSLSIAGQQESTCEANGSIYYIGEWYFLDSDHCTQCECTDDGPACARTECMSLPAACIHVSHYPTDCCPRCEKIGCEYRGVVYDLGQNFQPSECEQCTCDSDGIARCLVADCAPPPCVNPVYQPGKCCPECKEGPNCYVDASRSQVIPAGEPVWVDSCTKCRCHDGQDAGYWEGNRLASCSRLKNCRPEQPSTPQN comes from the exons ATGGTGCAAGTTATCAGTGAGCGCCTGTCCTTGATGCACAGGATACGCACGGCTGTTTTTGCTCTTCTCTTTTGCGCACATGCCGGTTTTAGTTTGTCGATTGCAGGGCAGCAGGAGAGCACCTGCGAGGCCAATGGTAGTATATACTACATCGGTGAATGGTATTTCCTGGACTCAGATCACTGCACCCAGTGTGAGTGCACCGATGACGGCCCCGCCTGTGCCCGCACTGAGTGCATGTCTCTCCCGGCTGCGTGCATCCATGTCAGCCACTACCCCACCGACTGCTGCCCCAGGTGCGAGAAGATCGGCTGTGAATACCGGGGGGTCGTGTATGATTTAGGGCAGAATTTTCAG CCGTCAGAGTGTGAGCAGTGCACTTGTGACAGTGATGGCATCGCCCGCTGTCTAGTTGCAGATTGTGCCCCTCCACCATGTGTCAATCCTGTCTACCAGCCTGGAAAATGTTGTCCTGAATGCAAGGAGG GCCCCAACTGTTATGTTGATGCATCACGCAGTCAAGTGATTCCTGCAGGAGAGCCTGTTTGGGTCGACTCCTGCACCAAGTGTCGCTGTCACGATGGCCAGGACGCCGGCTACTGGGAAGGAAACCGCCTTGCTTCCTGTTCTCGCCTCAAAAACTGTAGACCCGAGCAGCCATCCACCCCACAAAACTGA
- the ccdc24 gene encoding coiled-coil domain-containing protein 24: protein MHSPARNQLWCPGQSLWSLIADHVSDSELLKIRSAMGHHLVGMYTDMHTEAGMWHKMWQWSQRDGNHSSRPETAFTHLQGFPLADPPVVKELVRAEVKMLLQTLRETACREGRDLEELLIRYKPETVNYALGHQDICYSDCTNSENMETHNRPSSHCSVQSSVEDEIEEIRDKLNATEIHKVVSHLRSVLLEECKALTAMIKYLKENMKQKHLNKCDKSEPSLSELKELRGALQEDLKLFPSSLESLSPLPVKVVKNSFRLPGGQWTDTLLPLTPTSVSRSPTPLCHFKPKPPSGHPPNKTSLIRTHSAHRLTSTSNKSINPLTCNNIDSSGHPNSSLSSEQKMVQSKYHCSLSPEQDDAAGVCYRTYLSVHTNCKRNSPFLETHLSTQCCIHRPSTEYNLSLQRERKKKPAWSSRNIDITPSPPPTFTHLCDAESYSNNDTDKEGKVMPQSRQQSSISGGSSEEITAQTDKCLKTKCLESSVIPETLAQDVGRRSNSGINIHKADNITKAYKQTAKHNQPHPDRLGLTFS from the exons ATGCATTCTCCTGCCAGAAACCAACTCTGGTGTCCTGGCCAGTCCTTGTGGAGCCTGATCGCTGATCATGTTTCTGATTCAGAGTTGCTGAAGATCCGATCAGCAATGGGCCACCATCTGGTCGGCATGTATACAGACATGCACACTGAG GCTGGTATGTGGCACAAGATGTGGCAGTGGAGCCAGCGAGATGGAAACCATAGCAGCAGGCCAGAGACTGCTTTCACACATCTGCAGGGCTTTCCACTAGCTGACCCACCTGTTGTGAAGGAGCTGGTGAGAGCTGAGGTGAAGATGTTACTCCAGACACTCAGAGAGACAGCTTGCAGGGAGGGAAG AGATCTGGAGGAGCTCCTGATTCGGTACAAACCTGAGACTGTAAACTACGCTCTTGGTCATCAGGATATTTGTTACAGCGACTGCACCAACTCTGAAAATATGGAAACTCACAACAG GCCAAGCTCTCACTGTTCAGTCCAGTCCAGTGTTGAAGACGAAATAGAAGAGATTAGAGACAAGCTGAATGCCACTGAGATACACAAAGTCGTCAGTCATCTTAG GTCTGTTCTCTTGGAGGAATGTAAAGCATTGACAGCAATGATAAAGTATTTAAAG gaaaatatgaaacaaaagcaTCTGAATAAATGTGATAAATCTGAACCGTCACTTTCAG AACTCAAAGAGCTCAGAGGAGCTTTACAAGAGGACTTAAAACTCTTCCCATCATCGCTTGAATCTTTGTCCCCTCTGCCTGTCAAGGTAGTGAAAAACAGTTTCAg ACTGCCAGGAGGACAATGGACTGACACTCTCCTACCTTTGACTCCTACATCAGTTTCAAGATCTCCTACTCCTCTGTGTCATTTTAAACCCAAGCCACCAAGTGGACATCCCCCAAACAAGACCTCTCTAATCAGAACTCACAGTGCACATAGGCTCACCTCAACCTCCAACAAGTCAATCAACCCCCTTACTTGCAACAATATAGACAGTTCAGGGCACCCAAACAGCTCCCTCTCCTCTGAACAGAAAATGGTACAAAGTAAATACCACTGCAGTTTGTCTCCAGAGCAAGATGATGCTGCAGGTGTCTGTTACAGGACTTATTTGAGTGTTCATACAAACTGTAAGAGAAATTCACCTTTCCTTGAAACCCATTTATCAACACAATGCTGTATTCATAGACCAAGCACAGAGTACAATTTGTCACTgcaaagagaaaggaaaaaaaaacctgcttggAGTTCAAGAAATATTGATATCACCCCCTCACCTCCTCCTACTTTCACTCATCTCTGTGATGCAGAAAGTTACAGCAACAATGATACAGACAAGGAAGGAAAAGTAATGCCACAAAGTAGGCAACAGAGTAGTATCAGTGGTGGAAGCTCAGAGGAAATAACAGCGCAGACAGATAAGTGTCTAAAGACAAAATGTTTAGAGAGTTCAGTCATTCCTGAAACTCTTGCACAAGATGTTGGAAGGAGGAGCAACAGTGGAATAAACATACATAAAGCTGACAACATTACAAAAGCctacaaacaaacagcaaagcATAACCAGCCACATCCTGACAGACTGGGCCTCACATTCTCCTGA